One Setaria viridis chromosome 5, Setaria_viridis_v4.0, whole genome shotgun sequence genomic region harbors:
- the LOC117854907 gene encoding putative disease resistance protein RGA1, which yields MEALLSAVASDLVGRLISFLISKFQEPGSTTTDDDVVRLQRALLRARVVVEEAEARQVTNRAMLLQLNQLRGEMCRGAYVLDAFTRRAIERSRRRPHATARRSLGLPPGSDATGELSVLVDTLEAALSDMREFIVLLGACPRLNRQPYSFYLFMETCMFGRQIEKEQIVSFLLQPAKDLDVLPVIGPHEVGKRTLVEHACLEERVREKFAKIHYLNSDNLILPSHEHHQGLIDTAARSLFVIDLAGGDVDEEERWRRFRSSVRRRAHGESKVVIISRTEAHSGLGTVPPLRLRKLRREELWYLFKAMAFGGADPEERPELLRVAMALFAGIPDLTPFAAVNKIAASLRADLSARSWRRVLKVSAGVTVLQLGAGEWWIYYPRVPVKGAPPNAPCLFYDRRKSTGMARSELPTVTMLEVGSGVVWAGEKRFDVLMWQSRIPPYASYVATCDMERAAQVEAGKKRRLNKRRRGQLVRGSGKEKAELGEDVQ from the coding sequence ATGGAGGCGCTGCTGTCTGCAGTTGCTAGCGACCTCGTCGGCCGGTTGATCTCCTTCCTCATCAGCAAGTTCCAGGAGCccggctccaccaccaccgacgacgacgtcgtcaggCTGCAGCGAGCGCTGCTGCGAgcccgcgtcgtcgtcgaggaggcCGAGGCGCGGCAGGTCACCAACCGGGCGATGCTGCTGCAGCTCAACCAGCTGAGGGGAGAGATGTGCCGGGGCGCCTACGTGCTCGACGCCTTCACGAGGCGAGCCATCGAGCGCAGCAGGAGGAGACCGCACGCCACGGCGAGGCGGTCGCTCGGCTTGCCTCCGGGCAGTGACGCCACAGGTGAGCTGTCTGTTCTGGTGGACACCCTGGAAGCTGCGCTGAGCGACATGAGGGAGTTCATCGTGCTCCTCGGTGCCTGTCCACGTCTCAACCGCCAGCCGTACAGCTTCTACCTGTTCATGGAGACGTGCATGTTTGGCCGGCAGATAGAGAAGGAGCAGATCGTCAGCTTCCTGCTACAACCTGCTAAAGATTTGGATGTTCTTCCGGTCATCGGCCCTCACGAAGTCGGCAAGCGGACTCTGGTTGAGCACGCGTGCCTCGAGGAGAGGGTGCGAGAGAAATTCGCCAAGATTCATTATCTTAACAGTGATAATCTTATTCTACCGAGCCATGAGCATCATCAAGGGTTGATCGACACCGCTGCTAGATCTCTGTTCGTGatcgacctcgccggcggcgacgtggacgaggaggagcgaTGGAGAAGGTTCCGCTCGTCCgttcgccgccgcgcgcacggAGAGAGCAAGGTCGTAATCATCAGCAGGACGGAGGCGCACTCGGGCCTGGGCACCGTGCCGCCGCTCAGGCTGCGCAAGCTGCGCCGGGAGGAGCTCTGGTACCTGTTCAAAGCGATGGCGTTCGGAGGCGCCGACCCGGAGGAGCGCCCGGAGCTGCTGCGCGTCGCCATGGCGCTGTTCGCCGGCATCCCGGACCTCACGCCGTTCGCCGCGGTGAACAAGATCGCCGCGTCGCTCCGCGCCGACCTGAGCGCGCGGTCCTGGCGCCGCgtcctgaaggtgtccgccgGAGTCACGGTGCTGCAGCTTGGCGCCGGTGAGTGGTGGATTTATTACCCCCGCGTGCCGGTGAAGGGCGCGCCGCCGAATGCTCCGTGCTTGTTCTACGACAGGCGAAAGTCGACGGGCATGGCACGGAGCGAGCTCCCGACGGTGACGATGCTGGAGGTTGGCAGCGGCGTCGTCTGGGCCGGGGAGAAGCGGTTTGACGTGCTGATGTGGCAATCCCGCATCCCTCCGTACGCGAGCTACGTCGCGACGTGCGACATGGAGAGAGCTGCTCAGGTGGAGGCCGGCAAGAAACGGCGTCTGAATAAGAGGAGGAGAGGCCAACTGGTTCGTGGCTCCGGCAAAGAGAAGGCGGAGCTAGGGGAAGACGTTCAGTGA
- the LOC117857865 gene encoding epoxide hydrolase 1, producing the protein MAAVVDGVRHRTVEANGVRLHVAEAGPEGGAAPAVLLLHGFPDLWYGWRHQMAALAARGYRAVAPDLRGYGDSDAPPDASAYTTFHVVGDLVALIADLGQPQVFVVGHDWGAIVAWQLCLLRPDLVRALVNLSVVYHPRRPEGSPLQTIKAACGEDHYMCRFQEPGVAEAEFAQYDAKYIFNKTFGMRKPAPLVLPKDKSFFDSLDSDGTCPPWLSEEDISYYAEKFSKTGFTGGFNYYRCMNLNWELSAPWTGAPIKVPTKFIVGDLDITYNTPGVQDYIHKGGFKASVPKLEDVVVMEGVSHFINQEKPSEVSDHICEFFSKF; encoded by the exons atggcggcggtggtggatggGGTGCGGCACCGGACGGTGGAGGCGAACGGGGTCCGCCTGCACGTGGCGGAGGCGGGGCCcgagggcggcgccgcccccgcggtGCTGCTCCTGCACGGCTTCCCGGACCTCTGGTACGGCTGGCGCCACCAGATGGCCGCCCTGGCGGCGCGGGGCTACCGCGCCGTGGCGCCCGACCTCCGCGGCTACGGCGATTCCGACGCCCCGCCCGACGCGTCCGCCTACACCACGTTCCACGTCGTCGGCGACCTCGTCGCGCTCATCGCCGACCTCGGCCAGCCCCAG GTGTTCGTGGTGGGGCACGACTGGGGCGCCATCGTGGCGTGGCAGCTATGCCTGCTCCGGCCGGACCTGGTGCGGGCGCTCGTGAACCTCAGCGTCGTGTACCAcccgcggcggccggaggggagCCCGCTCCAGACCATCAAGGCCGCCTGCGGGGAAGACCACTACATGTGCCGCTTCCAG GAACCTGGAGTTGCTGAAGCTGAATTCGCTCAATATGATGCCAAGTATATTTTTAATAAGACATTTGGCATGCGCAAGCCAGCTCCTCTTGTTCTACCCAAGGACAAGAGCTTCTTTGACTCACTTGATTCAGACGGAACATGCCCTCCATGGCTATCAGAGGAAGATATTTCCTACTATGCAGAAAAATTTTCAAAGACAGGCTTTACTGGAGGATTTAACTACTACAGATGCATGAACCT GAATTGGGAGCTTTCTGCACCATGGACTGGTGCTCCGATAAAAGTTCCAACAAAATTCATTGTTGGGGACCTGGATATTACGTACAACACTCCGGGGGTACAGGATTACATCCACAAGGGTGGCTTCAAGGCAAGCGTACCAAAACTGGAGGATGTTGTTGTTATGGAGGGAGTGAGCCACTTCATCAATCAGGAGAAGCCTAGTGAGGTCTCTGATCACATCTGTGAGTTCTTTAGCAAGTTCTGA
- the LOC117857864 gene encoding uncharacterized protein isoform X1 has product MSGSQVPACVPPILTICMQLYHDLYNNHFISPWHTEIMDTVISAVISDFISRFISFIVENYQAHHQVATHKISRLQRLLLRASIVVEEADGRQITNHGMLLQLKQLRESLYRGYYMLDTSDVWPSRSNGLLEPYSTYLFMERCMFGRQSEKELIVNFLLSPCSSLDILPVIGPIYVGKNTLVEHACREEIVRRNFSKILHFSSDDLMDLANGTDTDNHICKKFNPSGGRSVIVVELVHDSDVVAWGKLYHSLRRGVDSSKVILISRMDCASSLGTVEALRLTRLREEEHWYFFRVLAFGSANPYDHHPDLASIAKEIAMGIRGSLMTTRTIARVLRGNLNVQFWRRALCSIRKVMQVHIHVFGEDPRETQSSNRFLSYFLGFSQDSPLMFCYNRYKTRSMMQGDMTNKKRAEDVLTSRPVQNGEMFDIAGQSHIPPYHNYVSCWVVEKNRRVNLGNKCLKRKRN; this is encoded by the exons ATGTCTGGTAGCCAAGTTCCAGCTTGCGTCCCTCCAATCCTGACTATATGTATGCAGCTGTATCATGATTTGTACAATAATCATTTTATTTCTCCCTGGCACACAGAGATCATGGATACAGTGATATCTGCAGTGATCAGCGACTTCATCAGCCGGTTCATCTCCTTCATCGTTGAAAACTACCAGGCTCATCATCAGGTTGCCACCCATAAGATTTCAAGGCTGCAGCGGCTGCTCCTGCGAGCCAGCATCGTCGTTGAGGAGGCCGATGGGCGGCAAATCACCAACCATGGCATGCTCTTGCAGCTTAAGCAGCTCAGAGAGTCCCTGTACCGTGGCTACTACATGTTGGACACCTCCGACGTTTGGCCCTCTCGATCAAATGGGCTGTTAGAG CCATACAGTACATATTTGTTCATGGAGAGGTGCATGTTCGGCCGACAGTCGGAAAAAGAGCTTATTGTCAACTTCTTATTAAGCCCTTGTTCGTCTTTGGATATCCTTCCTGTTATTGGACCAATTTATGTTGGAAAAAATACCCTAGTTGAGCATGCTTGTAGAGAGGAGATAGTGCGAAGAAACTTCTCAAAAATCTTGCACTTCAGCAGCGATGATCTCATGGATCTAGCTAATGGTACTGACACGGATAATCATATATGTAAGAAGTTTAATCCTTCGGGTGGGAGATCCGTGATTGTCGTGGAGCTTGTTCATGACAGTGATGTGGTGGCATGGGGTAAACTTTACCATTCATTGCGCCGTGGAGTCGACAGCAGCAAGGTCATACTCATCAGCAGAATGGATTGTGCATCAAGTTTAGGGACAGTGGAAGCTCTTAGGCTGACAAGGTTACGTGAAGAGGAGCATTGGTACTTCTTTAGAGTCCTTGCCTTTGGTAGTGCAAACCCATATGATCATCATCCAGATCTTGCCTCGATAGCTAAGGAAATTGCAATGGGGATCCGTGGTTCACTTATGACAACGAGAACAATTGCTAGGGTGCTAAGAGGTAATCTGAATGTGCAATTTTGGCGCCGTGCTTTGTGTTCTATAAGAAAGGTAATGCAGGTGCACATTCATGTCTTTGGAGAAGACCCAAGGGAAACACAATCTAGCAATAGATTTTTATCGTATTTTCTTGGCTTTAGCCAGGATAGTCCTCTCATGTTTTGCTATAACAGATACAAGACAAGGTCTATGATGCAAGGAGACATGACCAACAAGAAAAGGGCCGAAGATGTGCTTACTTCAAGGCCTGTGCAAAATGGAGAGATGTTTGATATAGCCGGTCAATCTCACATCCCTCCATATCACAACTACGTATCATGCTGGGTTGTGGAGAAAAATAGAAGAGTTAATCTTGGAAACAAGTGCCTTAAGAGAAAACGAAACTAG
- the LOC117857864 gene encoding putative disease resistance protein RGA1 isoform X2, translating into MSGSQVPACVPPILTICMQLYHDLYNNHFISPWHTEIMDTVISAVISDFISRFISFIVENYQAHHQVATHKISRLQRLLLRASIVVEEADGRQITNHGMLLQLKQLRESLYRGYYMLDTSDVWPSRSNGLLEVSQYKLQVQFMSNLEAMLNDMKEFLLLLMNCPPIIRQPYSTYLFMERCMFGRQSEKELIVNFLLSPCSSLDILPVIGPIYVGKNTLVEHACREEIVRRNFSKILHFSSDDLMDLANGTDTDNHICKKFNPSGGRSVIVVELVHDSDVVAWGKLYHSLRRGVDSSKVILISRMDCASSLGTVEALRLTRLREEEHWYFFRVLAFGSANPYDHHPDLASIAKEIAMGIRGSLMTTRTIARVLRGNLNVQFWRRALCSIRKIQDKVYDARRHDQQEKGRRCAYFKACAKWRDV; encoded by the exons ATGTCTGGTAGCCAAGTTCCAGCTTGCGTCCCTCCAATCCTGACTATATGTATGCAGCTGTATCATGATTTGTACAATAATCATTTTATTTCTCCCTGGCACACAGAGATCATGGATACAGTGATATCTGCAGTGATCAGCGACTTCATCAGCCGGTTCATCTCCTTCATCGTTGAAAACTACCAGGCTCATCATCAGGTTGCCACCCATAAGATTTCAAGGCTGCAGCGGCTGCTCCTGCGAGCCAGCATCGTCGTTGAGGAGGCCGATGGGCGGCAAATCACCAACCATGGCATGCTCTTGCAGCTTAAGCAGCTCAGAGAGTCCCTGTACCGTGGCTACTACATGTTGGACACCTCCGACGTTTGGCCCTCTCGATCAAATGGGCTGTTAGAGGTGAGCCAATACAAACTCCAAGTACAATTTATGAGCAATTTAGAAGCCATGCTTAATGATATGAAAGAGTTTCTGTTACTTTTGATGAATTGCCCTCCGATTATTCGTCAGCCATACAGTACATATTTGTTCATGGAGAGGTGCATGTTCGGCCGACAGTCGGAAAAAGAGCTTATTGTCAACTTCTTATTAAGCCCTTGTTCGTCTTTGGATATCCTTCCTGTTATTGGACCAATTTATGTTGGAAAAAATACCCTAGTTGAGCATGCTTGTAGAGAGGAGATAGTGCGAAGAAACTTCTCAAAAATCTTGCACTTCAGCAGCGATGATCTCATGGATCTAGCTAATGGTACTGACACGGATAATCATATATGTAAGAAGTTTAATCCTTCGGGTGGGAGATCCGTGATTGTCGTGGAGCTTGTTCATGACAGTGATGTGGTGGCATGGGGTAAACTTTACCATTCATTGCGCCGTGGAGTCGACAGCAGCAAGGTCATACTCATCAGCAGAATGGATTGTGCATCAAGTTTAGGGACAGTGGAAGCTCTTAGGCTGACAAGGTTACGTGAAGAGGAGCATTGGTACTTCTTTAGAGTCCTTGCCTTTGGTAGTGCAAACCCATATGATCATCATCCAGATCTTGCCTCGATAGCTAAGGAAATTGCAATGGGGATCCGTGGTTCACTTATGACAACGAGAACAATTGCTAGGGTGCTAAGAGGTAATCTGAATGTGCAATTTTGGCGCCGTGCTTTGTGTTCTATAAGAAAG ATACAAGACAAGGTCTATGATGCAAGGAGACATGACCAACAAGAAAAGGGCCGAAGATGTGCTTACTTCAAGGCCTGTGCAAAATGGAGAGATGTTTGA